The segment gacctgtcaacatctcctccttcacattctcccgcaactgcgggtgcgaggaaaaggctcagaattccgagcccacccgctggcggtgatgcagggcagtctggagcgactgctgatgctgacatctggtccggactgaaggacctgacaaggattacggacatgtcgtctactgtcactgcatatgattctctccccattgaaagaatggtggaggattatatgagtgaccgcatccaagtaggcacgtcagacagtccgtacttatactggcaggaaaaagaggcaatttggaggcccttgcacaaactggctttattctacctaagttgccctcccacaagtgtgtactccgaaagagtgtttagtgccgccgctcaccttgtcagcaatcggcgtactaggttacatccagaaaatgtggagaagatgatgttcattaaaatgaattataatcaattcctccgtggagacattgaccagcagcaattgcctccacaaagtacacagggagctgagatggtggattccagtggggacgaattgataatctgtgaggagggggatgtacacggtgatatatcggaggatgatgatgaggtggacatcttgcctctgtagagccagtttgtgcaaggagagattaattgcttcttttttggtgggggtccaaaccaacccgtcatttcagtcacagtcgtgtggcagaccctgtcactgaaatgatcggttggttaaagtgtgcatgtcctgtttatacaacataagggtgggtgggagggcccaaggacaattccatcttgcacctcttttttctttcatttttctttgcgtcatgtgctgtttggggagtagttttttgaagggccagcctgcgtgacactgcagtgccactcctagatgggccaggtgtttgtgtcggccacttgggtcgcttatcttagtcacacagctacctcattgcgcctctttttttctttgcgtcatgtgctgtttggggagtagttttttgaaaggccagcctgcgtgacactgcagtgccactcctagatgggccaggtgtttttgtcggccacttgggtcgcttatcttactcacacagctacctcattgcgcctctttttttctttgcgtcatgtgctgtttggggagtagttttttgaagggccagcctgcgtgacactgcagtgccactcctagatgggccaggtgtttttgtcggccacttgggtcgcttatcttactcacacagctacctcattgcgcctctttttttctttgcgtcatgtgctgtttggggagtagttttttgaagggccagcctgcgtgacactgcagtgccactcctagatgggccaggtgtttgtgtcggccacttgggtcgcttatcttagtcacacagctacctcattgcgcctctttttttctttgcgtcatgtgcggtttggggagtagttttttgaaaggccagcctgcgtgacactgcagtgccactcctagatgggccaggtgtttttgtcggccacttgggtcgcttatcttactcacacagctacctcattgcgcctctttttttctttgcgtcatgtgctgtttggggagtagttttttgaagggccagcctgcgtgacactgcagtgccactcctagatgggccaggtgtttgtgtcggccactagggtcgcttatcttagtcacacagctacctcattgcgcctctttttttctttgcgtcatgtgctgtttggggagtagttttttgaaaggccagcctgcgtgacactgcagtgccactcctagatgggccaggtgtttgtgtcggccacttgggtcgcttagcttactcacacagctacctcattgcgcctctttttttctttgcgtcatgtgctgtttggggagtgttttttggaagggccatcctgcgtgacactgcagtgccactcctagatgggccaggtgtttgtgtcggccacttgggtcgctgagcttagtcatccagcgacctcggtgcaaattttaggactaaaaataatattgtgaggtgtgaggtgttcagaatagactgaaaatgagtggaaattatggttattgaggttaataatactttgggatcaaaatgacccccaaattctatgatttaagctgttttttagggttttttgaagaaaaaaaaactgaatccaaaacacacccgaatccgacaaaaaaaattcggtgaggttttgccaaaacgcgttcgaacccaaaacacggccgcggaaccgaacccaaaaccaaaacacaaaacccgaaaaatttccggtgctcatcactagattcAATGGAgattgggggcgggatgtactaaagggaaaatgcagtaaaacaccCGTTTTCGGGAGTTTTACAGCATTTCTTATGTACTAACCCCCAGCCGCCAGGATTTAGGTGCGGAGGGTAACGCCAGCTTTGGTTGGCGTTACCCCGTAGAAGCCTGTGGGCATCCTTTCGCACCCATCCTGAGGAATCCAATCGGATCCCCCACTCGCCCCCCTGTGTACCTGAGATGTCTTGTCCCAGCCACTGCCTGCCTGACGGGGCTGTTGGAGGAGGGCGGCAGCAGCATTCAGTTAATGCCGCAGCTGCGCCGTACAGGGACATCCTCTCCCGGCCCCTAGGCTGTGCTGATTGGTTCAGCCTGTGCTGACAGCAGCAGGGGAGGAGCGGAATCTCTGTCCCTCCTGCCCCCGGAGCGCAGATAAACAGCCGGCGTCCTTCCTTCTCCACAAATACAGCAGCATCCGGCATCGCAAATGACAGCGCCTGGTTTTGTTTGTTTATACTACATAGGTCATCCATTCAtggcactgctctctcctggttcTTCTCCAGTCACTACATAAGTCATCCAGTGCCAGCTACAGCCTCCCCTTCGCTTCCTGTATCTGCTGGGATTCCCGTTTCTGTAGTCTGTGGCCTTCTGCcgctagattgtaaactctcagtaGCAGGGCTCTCTGCCTCATGTCTACACCTCACTTATTTTACGTACAATGCACATCTGCTTTGATTTTTTTATTCTGCAGAATTTGATGGCGCTGTACAAAAAAACAATGAATACTCGTGTAACAGTTATGTCATTCGTgtgttacatgcaatatatgacttACCTGAGGAAACCCATGAGCCCCATCCGATACTGGATGGAGACAACAGTAACATTTTCATAGGCGCTTAATGCTGCGTCCTGAAACATCAGCCCCGCTCCCATCACCAAGCCGCCTCCATGTATAAACACCATCACCTGGACGCAGACAAGAAATGTACCATTACATAGGCATTATTCAGTGACATGTCCAtaaagtgtcggactggggtatgaagggcccaccgggggaatgcagttataggagcccatacttaggggtgtggccatactacaaaggggtgtggccagcctccacataggcttgaaatacacaatagtttagtgcagtgtaatgcaacatatctaccatgtataatacaagtgcgcagtctggaacctgatccctagaggaaggagtgggccctcaggcagtggggcctaccggtggtttccctggtaccgctGTGGGCCAGTCCGCCCCTGTGTCCATATCTTATCTCTTCACCCAGCAATCTGCCCCTAACAGGAGGATAAGGAAGCTACACGCTTGAGCATTTTATacactgtaagtacccgggaagTAAAAACAGCATACTATGCAGCACTTTGCAATGagacccaccacggccctaactgtgcgaGTTTgcttattctccctgtacttgcgtgaatTTTTTCCTcctggttctccggtttcctcccacaatccaaaagtatacttgtaggttaattttcTCCCgacaacaaaaaaaaatgcaagtaCATATTGCGGATGGATCTTCTACTTTATCCACTCTGTATGCTCCATATAAAGAGTTATATATACGCAGAGATCTGTCTGATTCCCGACGAACCACCTACATCAGGCtggtgcaagtgtgcactgataaagatggagaactagagatgtgcgccgacccacATGTTTTAGGTTTAGATTTGATTCTAAATTTGTAGTCGGGCTTTTGTTTTGCCAAACTGCCCTCAAGTGTTTTGAATCTttttcttaaaataaaaaaacctgctaaaatcatgtaatttgggcctattTGTGTTCTTACAGTATCATTGACCTCAGTAAACTTAATTTCcacttgaccacctcacagcttataatattgttttcaccaatattggctaaaGACTGCAGCTAGCTGGCTGGttgctaagcgacagagcagcctgCACAGACacgtggcagtttatagcacatctatgagacattgccaCACAGGATTGACAgaaaagtggtgcaaaatggatttgtccttgggctctcccacccacccttatgttggatattaaaaaggctatgcacagtttaacaaaccaagcacttcactaACAGGGACtgatacttttgtggctgaagtgcttggtttgtttaggcacccacaaaacaagctaccaatgggattAAGGCAGCCGAGCAAGCAGTGCTGTCAATAATTTctccagtggcaagatgtcataatTATTAACCTCATTCTCACACTCGGtgtttacatcatcctcacacaatattgaTTCATACCCGctagaatccaccattacagaagtctctgcaattgccagtaaaggtcttcctcatggaatttgtcatattttccacattttggaggaagtagcctcctacgccgatcgctgacaaggttcccggctgtgctgaaaactcttctgACTACACACTGGAGAGCGGGAAGCTCAAGCAATGCAAagtgagtttgtacaagggcctctaaattgtctTTTTTTCCCTTTCAGTACTCAaatggactctgtgacatgcctatttgtacgtGGTCATTTAAGTAATACTCCACCATTCCATGAATAGTGACTGTATCAGGTGAATTAACGGTAGAGGTGTCACTGATTTTgtgcaattcttttagacccaaaCAAAATGTTGTGTTGTGTGGACTCCTTTGCATCACCAGTGGGTCTTTTGGGAAAGCTCAGTTTTTTCCTGGCGGCAGCAGTTGCCGGAAAAACTGAAGGAGGATATGTTGttgtgtcatgtgccacttgagctgacaacttgctcaccaTGAGCTCTTTGCATCTCAAAAGACCTGGGtccgttggaaagaaagacacggcatacaacttaaacctaggatcaagcatggttgccaaaatgtagtgatatgATTTCAAGATActgacaacccttggatcctggcgaaGCAGATAAAGTACATGATCTACAGGTcagacatacttagcggaatcactttgtttcatctcctccttcaatttctctagctgcttttccAGAAGACTAAGCAGGgtcatcacctgactcaagctatcagtgtctgaactcacttcacaagcGACTCCTTTGAATAGTTTCAGTACCTTGTTCAAGACAGAAAGTATACCCCACTGCACTGGACTAAGGTACATCCatcctcctctcccaatgtcatggtttGTTGTATAGCTTTGCAGTTTTTCCATCAGCTGAAGCATATAAATAAAAGAATTCTACTatattactacctcttgcttcagttgttgGCAGGCAAATTAAATTGTTCTTGCAGTTGCTGCAAACTTCTACATGCAGCTGCTGAATGCCAAACAGCCAAACATGTCCCAACATTTTTCAGGCCAGACAgcttctcctgcacgcccctgtattttttattttttttaaagccctGTACCACTAGGTTTATCATGTGAGCAAGACAGGGaacgtgttggaattcacccagctgtaatgctctcaaaATATTTGTGGCATTTTTAGAAATCACAAATCATGATTAGAGTCCAAGTGGGATAAGCTACAtatgttgctatgacatcccttagtttttttAAAAGGTTTTCAGCAGTATGCTTCTTAGTGAAGCCGGTGatgcagagtagcctgcctctgaatgagctggtattGTTTGTTAAATAATGCTTCTGCTGTAATTCACCCACCCAGAGATCAGtttacagtcatgtaatctttagtttgcacaGTTCCACTTGACAACATATCTATTGTTAAGTGGACTTTGGCATTTTTAGGCCAATTAttggtttttttttaactttctgaTACAGACAGACAAAGAATTGCTTTTTGGGTAAAATGGAACGGAGGcggagagaagggagctagctgatgctggaaagTTGTTAATTTTTAGCATAAATTTCTGATTTTGCAAAAATAAACAACTAATATAATTGCTGCAAATGGCGTAACAGGGAAGAGGTTCCTAGATGGTCAGCGTCACTAGCACTTcttactgtggctttacaaatgCTAAAGATGGTTGAcaactgttgtcaggatttggataaCTATAATTACACACAGAAGAGTTGGATTTTTTGGTCTTACGCTCAGGCATGACAGTGGCCTTCTTCTTATCATTGTCAAGAACTATTTCCACTTGTGCCTAACTTGCACAAACATCTTCATCCTCATGATCAGCATCCTCACTAGCACCAGCGTCTGCTACATAAATATCCTCCTcaccctgttgcacttccacagtagcatccacaatttctatgtcagcatgttgagtTGTGCTGCtcctccccacatttgcagagggtgcagaaatggtggagggCGGCTTCTTCAATATCAGTATCAGAAAGGTAAAGCCCTCACATAGCACtcttggacacacttagactctcctcagagaTTTGTGATATAACTGAACATACAGTTTGTTTTACTGCATTACTGTTTTTGTTTCAGCCTTGATTTTTCAGTTTTCATTTTTTTTGATACCTCatctagactctgagtgagaaggtcttgcatcatcatgagaggcagaagaaaatGCCTCACCAATAGCTGCAGATCAACCAATCGTAAACAAAGGCCAAGACCTGATATTTACTTtccactgcgtgtggtgaatggcattttGGCACTTGtatggttttggtttttttttagcgTTGTAAAGTATTGtattgatttcaggtgcccttttttAAACCCTCTGTGCCCCCGAGTACCGGCTTTAGCAGATTTTGAAGTACTGAAATCACAATCACGACTGTCagtagccacagcactagtacttggttgctgctccttctTTTCAATCAACTGATCGTGATCTATACTGACTCAGTGGGGCACCTGCTCTGCTTTACTGAATGCACaagatatacaaaaaaaaaaacagctttgttttttttacaaatgacaATTCACAAAACAGACTCACAGTGCTTACatttattaatgcagtggggcACAGCCTGGTCCTGAATACACATACTTTTTATTTTTGAGGGGGgttttacatttatatatttttttacatgttGCCAATAACTACGATTATATTAGTAATGCAATGGCACTGCCTGGCCCTGAAAGCTCACtagctaaaaaaataaataaacaaaaaacaaaacaaaaacaattgaCAACAACTTCACAGTACAactcacagcacttatattattaatgAAGTGGCACAGCCTGGCACAAGATATACAAGTTTTGTTTTTGttcttcttatttttatttatttatttttacacactGCTGTAATTATTATAGTAAtttattatagtaatggtggcacgcACCAGTGTGCACAAATAAAGGGATAATGCTGCActgcgggcagtgacaaaaaaagtgttcaccaagggttaatgctgggcAGCACTGTGGGCAGTTCCAGCACCAGTAAAACGTTAGTGCCTCCTTGTATTAGTAGCTCTGGGCAGCACTGCGGGCGGTTagagcaccaataaagggttaatcaaATAATGGCATTAAATAAAAGCTGCCCTTAGGAGGAAGTGCAGGCTGTCTTCAGTAATGGTCCTCATAATAAATATTGctataatgccctggcagtctagtggacaTGCGCTCTGCCTGAATTACTGTGGGAGCGACCACTGGTGGCTCCAGTGTCGGGGCTGcagtacagtccaaaattcaaatatgggaggcacaccaactgccggtgagtcccggccggcgatgtttgccagcagttggtgcggctcccctatttgaattttggactgtgctgcagccccgactctggagccgccactgaaagggacttatatcgAACTCAGAACTCGCGAGATCCAATGCCGGGAagatggcgttttgcctcgtttAGAAAGACCTGAGCCAGGGCTCGGATTCTCTTGGAAACCGGATGTTTAGGAAGGCTTGCACATCTTTAATTAGAACAAGTGGATTGTGTGAACCTCTAACTTGACCCAATATTACCTTGACATTAATCACGCATGTGGCGTACTTACAGGTGAACTCGCGTTCTGCTCTCGGTCAGCTGGAGAGAAGATATTCAGGTACAGACAGTCCTCGGACACTGGCGGTAATGTAATTCTGTCCTTAAGCGTCTTCATTAATTGTTTCGCTATCTCTACATTCTGCAGACACCTGGAAACATGATCAGAAATTATATATAGGACAATTAGATCAGCATCTGCTGGAATCCATCTAATCCTCTCCACCACTTTGTACTCACATGGGGGGTTGTTCTGTGGCCTCTCGGACAGAGCCCCAGGGCTCCGGGGGTTCCGGGCTTGCAAGTCTTAATGGACCAACTGGTGGCTTTGCAAATGGGACGCCATAGAAAGCGTGTACGGTTCTGTCCGTCTCCTTCACCGCTACAGTCTTCCCTCTGAGCTTCCCGTACTGTGTGACCACCAAGGGCCTGTCCTCCTCCTGCCCTATAATCACACACAGAATTATAGTTCATTAGCTGGCCAAGTGCACTTAGGGGGTAACTAAGAccggattgctgctgtgcattttcgcacagcgtgtgatcagatctgaactgcgcaagcACCACAACGCACAGACGCATCGCACAACAGTGACAGACGCCGGGACCtagtgatgggatggtgcaaaacccCCCAAAAACGATTGCACGtgtgattgcaaggtgattgacaggaagaggccatttgtgggtggcaactgaccgttttacaagagtgtctggaaaaacgcaggcggtatCTGGCGTTTTCAGGGACGGTGTCTTACGTCAGCTCCGGCTACGATCAGCAGGATcacatcgcagcggcagagtaagtcctgggctgagcagagactgcgcaaactgatgcagctctgctacaaaagcgatCGCACACCAGCACAGCACTTtgtccagggtacacccagcgTCTCCAAACTCCGCCTTCCGCCCGCTACCATGCTGTGCTTAGGCAAACGATgattggggattcgtcaacaccacacaggtgtggtaagacagagggttgacgcatacagagcagaaccgtggttccagacgccacggcagggaggagtctggtggtggcagcgtagtacccGCCTACTGcatagtgggtggagtcagtaacaggcggttactgatggtaagcaggaatcccctaattggccagggcccgtgtgacctaaatctccattctgtgtactgggcggTACGCGAGGGCTTTCGTATGGGACCGTCCGGTCACGAATGGTTTATCATATATTTGTAAATCGGTGTAAGTTGTACTTACCTAGTGTCACGGAATGTCCAGAATTCTCAGAGTCCAACAAACTCCCAGAAAAAGTAGGTGGCCCTCCGGTATCCCTGCAATTTTCTAATGAAGTTGATGGGATGGTGAACATAATGCCAGGACTTGTGGGTCCATGGTGAGGGACTGGGGACCCACAATTCGTGAGAATCATGATGCATTGGCTCCGCCCCTCATCTAATACCTGTAATTTGCAGCGTTATGCTGCGAGAGGGTGGGGCATAATGATGACAGCACCTGGTCTCCCCTCCATCAGTGGACAGCTGCATGTTACCCCTCCCCACCCCGGGCTTCTACAgaagggggagaaaaaaaaaagtctGGAAGTGCTGTGGTTCCAACATTCCGTATATCTTGTCAAAATTCATCAAGGCGACAAGATTATAATGTTGACAAAACAGTGTGTCCTATCTGCTAGTGGATATCCGGCCAGGTCTTCTGTGTTTTGGCGGTAAGTAACCCtaacccctagtacctaaccctccg is part of the Pseudophryne corroboree isolate aPseCor3 chromosome 11, aPseCor3.hap2, whole genome shotgun sequence genome and harbors:
- the LOC134969748 gene encoding pyrethroid hydrolase Ces2a-like isoform X6; this translates as MAQRYPDCGSGRQSPYEGASPVQCSASRVAPKVQETIGGGRSAAAFGQEEDRPLVVTQYGKLRGKTVAVKETDRTVHAFYGVPFAKPPVGPLRLASPEPPEPWGSVREATEQPPMCLQNVEIAKQLMKTLKDRITLPPVSEDCLYLNIFSPADREQNASSPVMVFIHGGGLVMGAGLMFQDAALSAYENVTVVSIQYRMGLMGFLSSGDQKLPGNYGFLDQIQALRSGDQKLPENYGFLDQMQALRWYLP
- the LOC134969748 gene encoding fatty acyl-CoA hydrolase precursor, medium chain-like isoform X3, which gives rise to MAQRYPDCGSGRQSPYEGASPVQCSASRVAPKVQETIGGGRSAAAFGQEEDRPLVVTQYGKLRGKTVAVKETDRTVHAFYGVPFAKPPVGPLRLASPEPPEPWGSVREATEQPPMCLQNVEIAKQLMKTLKDRITLPPVSEDCLYLNIFSPADREQNASSPVMVFIHGGGLVMGAGLMFQDAALSAYENVTVVSIQYRMGLMGFLSSGDQKLPENYGFLDQMQALRWVQGNIADFGGDPNSVTIFGESAGGMSASALMVSPLAKGHRPIPESGVATMPGLIANSVKEFISMKNRRLRL
- the LOC134969748 gene encoding fatty acyl-CoA hydrolase precursor, medium chain-like isoform X4: MGALMRGIILYSLILGALAAGQEEDRPLVVTQYGKLRGKTVAVKETDRTVHAFYGVPFAKPPVGPLRLASPEPPEPWGSVREATEQPPMCLQNVEIAKQLMKTLKDRITLPPVSEDCLYLNIFSPADREQNASSPVMVFIHGGGLVMGAGLMFQDAALSAYENVTVVSIQYRMGLMGFLSSGDQKLPGNYGFLDQIQALRSGDQKLPENYGFLDQMQALRWVQGNIADFGGDPNSVTIFGESAGGMSASALMVSPLAKGHRPIPESGVATMPGLIANSVKEFISMKNRRLRL
- the LOC134969748 gene encoding fatty acyl-CoA hydrolase precursor, medium chain-like isoform X1, which encodes MAQRYPDCGSGRQSPYEGASPVQCSASRVAPKVQETIGGGRSAAAFGQEEDRPLVVTQYGKLRGKTVAVKETDRTVHAFYGVPFAKPPVGPLRLASPEPPEPWGSVREATEQPPMCLQNVEIAKQLMKTLKDRITLPPVSEDCLYLNIFSPADREQNASSPVMVFIHGGGLVMGAGLMFQDAALSAYENVTVVSIQYRMGLMGFLSSGDQKLPGNYGFLDQIQALRSGDQKLPENYGFLDQMQALRWVQGNIADFGGDPNSVTIFGESAGGMSASALMVSPLAKGHRPIPESGVATMPGLIANSVKEFISMKNRRLRL